A region of Homo sapiens chromosome 17, GRCh38.p14 Primary Assembly DNA encodes the following proteins:
- the EPN3 gene encoding epsin-3: MTTSALRRQVKNIVHNYSEAEIKVREATSNDPWGPPSSLMSEIADLTFNTVAFTEVMGMLWRRLNDSGKNWRHVYKALTLLDYLLKTGSERVAHQCRENLYTIQTLKDFQYIDRDGKDQGVNVREKVKQVMALLKDEERLRQERTHALKTKERMALEGIGIGSGQLGFSRRYGEDYSRSRGSPSSYNSSSSSPRYTSDLEQARPQTSGEEELQLQLALAMSREEAEKPVPPASHRDEDLQLQLALRLSRQEHEKEVRSWQGDGSPMANGAGAVVHHQRDREPEREERKEEEKLKTSQSSILDLADIFVPALAPPSTHCSADPWDIPGFRPNTEASGSSWGPSADPWSPIPSGTVLSRSQPWDLTPMLSSSEPWGRTPVLPAGPPTTDPWALNSPHHKLPSTGADPWGASLETSDTPGGASTFDPFAKPPESTETKEGLEQALPSGKPSSPVELDLFGDPSPSSKQNGTKEPDALDLGILGEALTQPSKEARACRTPESFLGPSASSLVNLDSLVKAPQVAKTRNPFLTGLSAPSPTNPFGAGEPGRPTLNQMRTGSPALGLAGGPVGAPLGSMTYSASLPLPLSSVPAGLTLPASVSVFPQAGAFAPQPLLPTPSSAGPRPPPPQTGTNPFL, from the exons ATGACGACCTCCGCACTCCGGCGCCAGGTGAAGAACATCGTGCACAACTACTCCGAGGCAGAAATCAAGGTGCGCGAGGCCACCAGCAATGACCCCTGGGGCCCCCCTAGTTCGCTCATGTCCGAGATCGCTGACCTGACCTTCAACACAGTGGCCTTCACCGAAGTCATGGGCATGCTGTGGCGGCGGCTCAATGACAGCGGCAAGAACTGGCGGCACGTGTACAAGGCTCTAACATTGCTGGACTACCTGCTCAAGACGGGCTCCGAGCGGGTGGCCCACCAGTGCCGCGAGAACCTCTACACCATCCAGACACTCAAGGACTTCCAGTACATCGACCGCGACGGCAAGGACCAGGGCGTCAACGTGCGCGAGAAGGTCAAGCAGGTGATGGCCCTGCTCAAGGATGAGGAGCGGCTGCGGCAGGAGCGAACCCACGCCCTCAAGACCAAGGAGCGCATGGCACTGGAGGGCATCGGCATTGGCAGTGGGCAGCTGGGCTTCAGCCGCCGCTACGGCGAGGACTACAGCCGCTCCCGGGGCTCCCCGTCCTCCTACAACT CCTCCTCTTCGTCACCCCGCTATACCTCCGACCTGGAGCAGGCCCGGCCTCAGACGTCAGGGGAAGAGGAACTGCAGCTGCAGCTGGCCCTCGCCATGAGCCGTGAGGAGGCAGAGAAG CCTGTCCCCCCAGCCTCCCACAGGGACGAGGACCTGCAGCTGCAGCTGGCTCTGCGCCTGAGCCGGCAGGAGCACGAGAAG GAGGTGAGGTCCTGGCAGGGTGATGGCTCCCCCATGGCCAATGGTGCAGGGGCCGTGGTCCACCATCAGCGGGACAGAGAGcctgagagagaagagagaaaggaggaggagaagctaAAAACCAGCCAG TCCTCCATCCTGGACTTGGCTGACATCTTCGTACCTGCCCTGGCCCCgccctccacacactgctctgctGACCCATGGGACATCCCAG GTTTTAGGCCGAACACAGAGGCCAGTGGATCCTCCTGGGGGCCTTCTGCAGACCCCTGGTCTCCGATCCCCTCAGGAACCGTCCTGTCCCGAAGCCAGCCCTGGGATCTGACTCCCATGCTCTCCTCCTCTGAGCCCTGGGGCAGGACCCCAGTGCTGCCTGCTGGGCCCCCCACCACAGACCCCTGGGCCCTGAACTCTCCCCACCACAAACTCCCCAGCACTGGGGCTGACCCTTGGGGAGCCTCCCTGGAGACCTCCGACACACCTG GTGGTGCCTCGACCTTTGACCCATTTGCCAAACCTCCAGAATCCACAGAGACCAAGGAGGGGCTGGAGCAGGCCCTGCCCTCTGGGAAGCCCAGCAGCCCTGTGG AGCTGGACCTGTTTGGAGACCCCAGCCCCAGTTCCAAGCAAAATGGCACGAAGGAGCCAGATGCCCTGGACCTGGGCATACTAGGGGAAGCACTAACCCAGCCAAGCAAAGAGGCCCGAGCTTGCCGGACTCCCGAGTCCTTCCTGGGTCCCTCAGCTTCCTCCTTGGTCAACCTTGACTCGTTGGTCAAGGCACCCCAGGTTGCAAAGACCCGGAACCCCTTCCTGACAG GTCTCAGCGCTCCGTCCCCCACCAACCCGTTCGGCGCGGGCGAGCCGGGCAGGCCGACGCTAAACCAGATGCGCACCGGCTCGCCGGCGCTGGGCCTGGCAGGCGGGCCTGTGGGGGCGCCCCTGGGCTCCATGACCTACAGCGCCTCTCTGCCCCTCCCGCTCAGCAGCGTGCCAGCTGGCTTGACCCTCCCCGCCTCGGTTAGCGTCTTCCCGCAGGCCGGAGCCTTCGCACCGCAGCCGCTGCTGCCCACGCCGAGCTCAGCCGGGCCGCGGCCCCCGCCCCCGCAGACCGGCACCAACCCCTTCCTCTGA